AGCCTCACCAACACGTGCTTGAGATTTATCGTTGATTTCGCTCTTCGTAGTTAGAACGGAATCATCAAACATCAACGATTTCGCAATGttggcatttttttccatcaaatCAAGTTCCCCTCACCATGCTCCAGCTGGTTGTCCATTtgggagaaaggaaaaatatgcaaaatcaAACTCTGCTGTTGTGGGATGGAACGagtatcaatcaatcaatataCCTGCACATGGagcatatttattttcctgttcAATTTGCTGCACACACCGTGACCAATTACAGTGTTGAATAAACTTAATTGAATTATACAAAGCATCGCTACTTTGAAAGCAAAcgtatgcaaatattttgcgATTTTCTGGCTTGGATTAACTTAATCTTtctaaaaaggaaatgaaaggtAGACAAATTCAACCTTCTTTGACAGCATAGCAACTTACGGTATAGATATTGAGCTTGGCTCAACATTATATTTAGCCCTTTCAGGAATACGGAACTGCATGCGAATTCACATTAGACCCTGAGAGACCTGATTAGCTCATAAATCATTTCGGATTTCGCAAATGCTACGAACGTCATGTTGCACTTTTTCGTCGATTCCGTTGCACTTCAAGACATCTAACTCTTAACAGCATATGGTGCCTTTACGTCAAACGTCCATCAAAAAGCACCTTCCATCGACATCTGTCAATCGCAACAGGCAAGAAAAATGGTTGCCAAACGTTTTGCAATCCTGTACTTCTTATGAAACCTAGCCAAACAAGCAGCTAGGAATGCAATTCGCAACCCAACAAAacactttcctttctttattttcacacatttCACTCCTACATCAAATTGTGGTTTTGTGCTTATGCTTCAAAGTTGTCTGAATATGTACCATTTGAAGAATTAATAATCAACATACTCAATACGTAGAAACTATACAAAATGGATTAACGTTTCTGTTTATATTCCCACATTTAGTGGGAAAGAACAATTCCAGCAAAAGAGCTTCTACCGTTACAAAACTTCTATCTTGTAATCAAAACGAAATGTTATCTTACTCCCCGTTACTCTAACGTGccttttgtttgctctttcaAGATTCGATAGCGTAGCGAAACATCGCTTCATTTATCATAAATCATGTCACCCAACCCATCGGTTGGCATTGGAGGATTtaattgaagaaataaaaaccagtTCTCTATCGGTACATTAATTTACCCAGCCCTGTTTGCCTTATGACAAAAGAATAATTTACAGCTGATTCATGCACTAGTACCACCTCCTAGATGGTGAATATGAAACAAATCCACACTCTTATGGGTAGCTGATctttaacttataaaaaaaaaacctgttaaaCTATTGTTgcaagcataaaaaaacaagaaatcaaCATGTACGCTCCATCGGTGTTAGCAATCCTGATCGAAACGTAGAGAACTAGGTTTGTAGAGAACGAATGTCGATAGCAGCGGTTTAATGAATTCCTTCCTTTAGCTGAAATATGTGTGTCAAACACACCATAACTACCAAGCACCGAAAACGCGAGACAATCTGCCAACCAAAACATGTAATAAATCACTTAAAATTCACTTGCAAGTGTTTACAAACCGAAAGAAAACCgacacaaaaaggaaatgaaacaaacagcatACAAATAGTAAAGTCACCAAAGACCTAAATTCATACAGCACAATATAAACCAAGAGCAAACACAAAGGCAAAtcaattgaagcaaaaaaaacacacaattgaagcataaatcaaaaacaattgTTATGTCTCCTGTTGGAATGATAATCCATCGCCAACACATCTTCTAGTGTGTAAATTGGTTGTTAAAAAGAAAGTGTTACTAATGTAAGcaatcgaaagaaaacaaaacaacacacacgcaagATATagtaaaaatcaaataaatcaaaaaattctcaGTCTCCGCAGAAACTGTAGCGAATGAAAAGTCTACGTAATCTACAATGCATCTTTCTGGCTAGTCACCCCATCTATCAATAAACCGTAAAAGCACAAGTGAAAAGCTTAAGTGAAGAAGtgtataaaagaaataaaacagaatgTGTATGAAACACTCTATATGAAACAATGTTATGTAGTATCTTTTCAACACAAACCAAAGTAAGCGGGTATAtgtaaagtaatttaatacgaaaacaaaatacagcAGAGAtgagcaacataaaaaaaagcaaacctaATGAATGAAACACAACCCGAACCATAAAACAAATACCAACAGtatggaaaaacaacactaaCTAAATGGCGCATTCTCTCTAGCAAGTGAAGAAACGAGATGTGGAAACAAGTAAAAAGTGGTTTGAAAAAGTAAATACAGATAACGCAAACCAATCGAATGATGCTGCTGATAAACGGGAATTGGATAGAACAAGTAAGAAAAAGAtccaaatgcaaataaaaccgAAGTGTGAGAAGCACGGTGTTAAGCAAATGTTGGTTTGCAGCAAGGGACTGAGAGAATTGAGTTGCCGTTTTGTTGGGAATAAAGCGAGCGAAGGAATGAGattgtttttatgaaaaaaaagactatactttgaattatttttttgtttattatactacgaaagaaacacaaagaaaGTGTCTTTTAGTATTGACTtgtgtataatttttaatataaactGAAAGTTTATATTACACCAGTTCAGGTGCCACGTTCAGGTAAGtatattttatacaaattaaTGTACGAATTATGATATTCGTCTTAGCGTTTCATCATTGGAAACGAATTAGTTgagtttcatttcacattGGTATATTTTCAGGCGTAGTCTATCCAAACGATCATTAAACGATGAACAAAACTACAAGGCTTGCAAAGTGACAactttgataaaaataatgttgatcTTTAATCCTTAATTAACGTATACTACAGTCACTTTCAACTGAAACATACCAAACAAACGATCATTTCCGGCTCGTTAGCTACATTCCATTCTGTATACCTTGAATGTGCTCATTATATCGAGCAAAACATTCTATAAAGCCTGCTTTATCCGCTGCTTTGTGCAAACACTATCGTAAAAGAAGCAATATAGCACATTATAGTGGATGCAATGGAGGTACAGCTTTCACTTAACGCTCTGCACAGTTTGGAAATCGTGTGATGTTGGAATAGCTCGTTTCCTCTGCTCACAAATTGCACACGAACCTCTAGTTTTAAATCAATCATTCATCTAATGATGAAGCTGATCCCAAAGTTGGGTGAGATCGagttgaatgcaaatttgcaaCACACTAATGTTCGTCACACGGTGTGATATTAAATCCGCTTCATTAGATTCGTCGTTCACAGACTCATAGCGCCGGCACGGACATGCAATCATTAGAGATAATTATGTTGTCTCCATACATATGGCTTTCACAGGTATATTTGGAACTTTAATATAATCAACAAcacgaaactttttttttagcaaaattcaATACTTTTGAGAGTATGAGTCTTTGGAAAAAAGGTTGTCAAAAAGAATTCAAAGTGTTtatatggctacattttccatACCATAAATGCCAGCAAAGTTTGCTATTTTGTATTGATTGGGTTTTCCCCCAACGGCTTTTCCGCCTTCGATAGGATCTCCAAGGGTATAAAGTTTCACAAAGTGCATTTTCGTAAATCATATTACAACAGCTTCACAAAGTTTACAACCAATCAATGTCATTCGCTTTGCTGCACGCTTACGGTGTAAATCGTGTCACCTTGAAGGTTACAAAATGTCATACCAAATTCCTTTTTGTGGCGCATGGTTCAAAGagcagattttattttaattaaatttaaattaattcaattatctGCTGGATGAACGAAAGCAGTGGCCGAAATACTGCTTCCaaacaattattattattgtaatGGATTGTGAAGTGTGTAGTACCAGTACACCTGTGTGCAAAATGCAATTATGGGTATGGGTATGGGTTAAAAGGCGAAAAAGGATGTGATTTAATTCGGTTTCAGTTTCATTGTTCGTTTATAACTCTTTCCTAAAACTAAAAGCTACTACTCGATTAATTAGTTTGAAGTTCAAGCCTCAACTTCAAGCGTTGATATTGAACAATTTGCAAACTATGATAATTatccagcaaacaaacacaaactttcCGAACGTACGTCATGTGTACACTAATTACGCTATGTGCAACATAagcgaagaaaacaacactcaaacaaacacaaacattaaCTAATGAGCTATGATGATGTGTCGAAAAAAGTGCCCACCCATAGAGTGCGCCATTTACTGCCACTGCTGGTTGGATAACAAATCGCAACCTAATTGATGTTAATTAATGTCGCTCAGGCGAATGGTGCTCCAGTAACCCCTCCCGTCTTTAGGCtcacatttttattgattctTGATCGTATGCCTCGGATCAGTTCTGTGTGTACGATTGCCGGAAATTATCTCACCACTTTCATCGGGCGGGAAAAGGCAATACAGAGTGCTTTCCAACGGATATACGTATCGTGCGGAAAAATCGATGCCCTTCACTGTTCGCTGAAATGGGCACGCGGTCAGTTCGGCTACGCGAGCTATCGATTTCATGCGAAGCAGCATGACATGTGTAAACTTCCGTCAACATCGCATATCAAACTGTCAACCGTACTCGCTTACCTGCTAACTACACACCCTCGCTGCGTTAAATGGAGTACGTGCGCTTGGTTTTGCCGGCTGACACCAAATCACATGGTAGCTACAATTATGTCACAAAAGGTCATCCGCTTCGTTCTTTCTCTTTTGGAGAAAATTCACATTTGGGGAAGGTAGATGGTGCCTGATGTACAAAACGACCATTTGCCAAATGGTGGAAAACGTGTGTATCAGCTTGTCTCAATCTATCAAAGCGCGGGTATTTATCAATTCAATCAATCATTTCGTTTCCCTTGTATCATACGCGAACGAACTTGGTTGTGTTGGTGTGGGAGCGAAAGCAAATGGGTCGTGAGGAGAGAAGATTGTGCAGAAATTTCGTTATCATCTGTGAGGGGGGACTGTGAATTGATAAGTCTCATGAGCTTAGGAGTATACGTTTTCTGTTAACCGAAAGccaaaaaaacgcacagaTATAAAGTATTCCTATATGGGAAACATAAATAACATAGCAATAacgtgaaaatttcataaacttttccttaattatttcttttttatgatcTTTTAACTGATCTCTAGCAGCTGTAGATCGTAGTCTAATGGGCCAGAGAAAAGATTCCACACActtatcttttcttcttttggctTCCCTATATAGATTTTACCAATTAGATGGTTGGATTAGAAAACCCATGACCCGAAAACATGAAGTTTTGCTACATTCGAGTAGGGAAAGTTTGCACTATAGAGAATGTGTTCATTATTAGCCTTTACCCAGTGCTACGTCACGGCAAAATGCATTCAAAAACCGTTCAATCAAACATTCGCTGTTAGTTTTTGGATAAGAAAAACATCAGCCAAAGGCCACCGATCTCGAAAAGCTGGACGATAAGACGTGGCAAATACTCAAAGGAGCAGATCGTACggatgaaattaattacactCGTACGTATTACGAGAGTGAGCGTATTGGAGAGAAATCTGGAAAAGCTCCTTTCGTTttccgagaagaaaataacCACATCGTGATTGGCATTGCAGGTAGCATAGAGAATGATGGGCTTTAGCAGGAACTTATCGTATCCGTTCAGaagttttgtggaaaatacTTCATATGCTATTGAACATTGTAGAGTGCAACAAGTTAGTGTTTCAAGTAGTTTATTGATGCATCGATTTTGGCTGTTGCTAGTTTTCTTTAGGGCTAGTTTAAAGAAACCCATTCTCTTTCTTTGCTGTGTCTTTCAGTATCTcttttttagatttattttcgaACAAATAACACAGCGTTACAGTTTTTAGTAATCGTGACTACTGTACCGGTCTACCTAATTGCTAACCTTGATCATCTACAACCCTAAAGACAGTGCACCCTTTATCGCTTTGCCAGCTTCGAAGCACGAATATATTTTAGACAAAAATTCACCAGCCATTTTCAAATACTTCATTGGATTGTTTTCATAAATAGGTTCAGCCAACACACCCAATACCGCATCAGCATTTACGTTTGCTCGCAAAAACGTTTGGTATCCGCGCTCCGTGGTAATTCTGATTGGTGTATTGGTCCCTTCATCTGGAACATAATGAAAGGATGATACAAGAAgaattagaaaattgaaacTACTTAAGGTTCGCATGATTTTTGCATGAAGTTAGCGAACCGACAGTCTAGCAAGAAAATGAAAGTCCATTCATGATACACCAATACAAGACAATGGTCACATTTTGCAGGAAGCGTAATAATCTTCATATGCAGCAAAAATGTTCGTTTCGACTGttaaatgaaatcaattgtTCTATTCTTTCTACTGAGTGAACGACATCCGCACAATAGAATTATGAATGACGATTCTTCCGCACGCTAACCGTACCGCGACGATGATTTAATTTGCCGACTACACATACGAACCGACGGTTCAAAGAGTCACAGTTCTTTATCGGACAACGGAAAAACACCTCCGACAGTTCTTCGGTACGCCGTCCGTACGGCGACAGTTCAACGTGAGAATGATTCAGTTTGCTGACTACAGGACACTGAACGAACTGGACCCGCACTCAATCCTTTGAAGGAACCGTTTTTCCCATCTCTAGTTGCTCACCTAACCAACAGATGTGGTATCGCACTGTTTCAGTAATGGGACTGTCATGTTTTATGAACCAGTCTAGCTCCTCATAATCTCGAACCATTGATGCTCTATCCACTTTCAAGGTGTGACACTTTTCGCCACTCTTAATGTGTATTGTTAAAGATTCTAAATTTGGCATTTTGAGTTAAATAGCCAGTCAATCGATCCCTACAAACTATGCAACGAAAACCTCCTTCaagcaaaaacacactttaTAGCACGTGAAATAATCACCAGTAGCTGATAATAAACATCGCCTTATTAGCTGGATGAACGACGCTACACTGTTCTCAATTCGCCATACAATGTAAGATTAAACCCGACTATGTTTCTCCAGAGTTACGTTACGTACCGAAATGAACAGAATGAAACAATAATGCTCGTTTGCAAAAGAtaagagtttttgtttttgttgtttaacaaaaaaaggttagtTCGTCTGTGATGTAatttattgtatgtttttcgtttgttatcTTTAGGTTCTTTATTGTTTATGTACAGATATTCTTATAGGCTGTATATTTAAGTTTTTCGGTAATACGTCAAAAAGCCATTATTTTAAcatgtaaacaaaaattttggTTTAAATAACATGCTTTTGTAGTTTATAAGTCCATATTACTAGGCCATTTGATAGACGCAAACATTTGCcaaaacttatttaaaaaggGCACCGTTATCACTGTAAGCCTAGCATCAGCATTTGCATTTGCTCGCAAAAACGTTTGATATCCTCGTTCTGTGGTAAttctgatttttgttttctttgcatctgaaaataaacaaacgaaattaCATAAACTTTTGGCACCCATTCAAAGAAGTTACAAACAGTCCACCATTTTAACTCTCATTTGTCGGATGACAAATACATTATGACGTTTCTCACCTAACCAAAAGGTATAATATTTAACCGGCTCCAGAATTGTACTATTATATTTACAGAACAACAGCAGCTCCTCATAATGGTCAATGATTGCTAATCTATCCGCCTGCAAGgtgtatttttcattcatatgGACAATAGTTATCGTTAAAGATTTCAAACCGTGTTTGCTTTGCAACATTTCGCCAACAATAGCAAATTATTTTGTCACAATTTATTGCAAAGAAGTTTCGGTCGGCAAAATTCGGCCCGTCAGCTAATATTACTCGACTCGATAGTAAATGTTGGTAGGACTCACAAAGATCACAAGTTGTGACCACTACATCACCAGAAATGAATTCTCTGTGATTGAACGTCGAATTCAACTGTGCAGCATTTTTATCGCATTCTCTTTTATCGCACTTACTGCTTATACATTCCTTGTCAGTGTATGGTCCGCTACTTGCAATCGTTTTTGTTATCAGGTTTCTTTCCGGAAAAGTATCTGGACCAATatgaagcattaaaaaatgataatcaTATTATCAGACGAAATGAGTGGTCGGTTGATTGTTCACAGGTTGTATGTGCAACAGATTTGGGATAACGACTATACGATAGATTGGCTTTAGTATTAGTGTATTAAACGCCCTatcttttaatgccaattattTTATGTACTGACCGATTAGATACCTTTCGAATGGTTTAGCAAACTTGTTTGTACCTCCTCGTCGCTAATCGTTTgttatgaatgaatgaatgaatgaatgatacAATTTCTAGAGCTAACAGAGTTTTATAACTACTTCgtaaataatttcaatgaAAGTGAAGAACAAAGCATCTAGATGTTAGTTGCAAATAATATGTTTGATTGTAGTTTTGATACATTATGGAACAAATGGAACATGTTATATCGTTTAACATGATTGAAACTACTAAATAGTGACAATATTTATTGAAGCGATCATAACTCCAGATGCGATACCCGCCACTTGATTAGtagatgaaattttaaaacatatctttTCTCAATTACATTTAATcaaatatgaaacattttgtaTTTATCATTACTTTGCTAATGGAGTTAAATGCATATACAATCTCCTCGTTCCAAACATATTTCCTGCCGATTGGAAAATGCACCAATTATTCAGAGCGCTCATTGTGTGATTTAACATTTTGGCCAAAATCAAACAGTGCGAAGTGAGTTCCCAGTTATACAGTCATTAACATTCTCCCATTTCAGTGATCCGATCCCTCTCAACCACACCCCATTTCACCattcaaacacacgcacacacaactgCAAAAAATGACGTACGGACGGAAATCCCACAACGCTTTCATGGAGGAATATCGCAACTTATCCGCTGTGCTgcacattgcatacctttacgCACTTAACACGATCCGCTCGATGTCGGTCGATAAGGATACGGGGAACTGCTACATAATGGAATAACATTTGTTTCAATCAATACGTAATTTACCATGATCGGTTATTCCCTCCGGTTGGTGTTCGGCTCTCGTTTCCCTCCGCAGCGGACTTTTCCAGCATAATTTTCCTATCCACACTTTGGGGtatctgttattttttttttcattcaactgTCCTCTCACACTGCAACACTGCACCACTCGATATGAAAGACCGT
The DNA window shown above is from Anopheles funestus chromosome 3RL, idAnoFuneDA-416_04, whole genome shotgun sequence and carries:
- the LOC125770592 gene encoding uncharacterized protein LOC125770592, with translation MPNLESLTIHIKSGEKCHTLKVDRASMVRDYEELDWFIKHDSPITETVRYHICWLDEGTNTPIRITTERGYQTFLRANVNADAVLGVLAEPIYENNPMKYLKMAGEFLSKIYSCFEAGKAIKGALSLGL